The following proteins are co-located in the Dromiciops gliroides isolate mDroGli1 chromosome 2, mDroGli1.pri, whole genome shotgun sequence genome:
- the SLC39A2 gene encoding zinc transporter ZIP2 isoform X1 translates to MEALVGVKIGCLLALLALTLFCGIIPICFKWFRIHAATGKHRRVLSLLGCVSAGVFLGAGLMHMTAEALEGIDSEIQSYILQNRTGSEGNSSDTTDSTDVDYPFGELIISLGFFLVFLLESLALQWCPSGTRGSKTHEEEWGGAHGAHSLSLHSHGPLPSPSQGPFRALVLLLSLSFHSVFEGLAVGLQSSVPAVLQLCLAVLAHKGLVVFGVGLRLVQTGTGPRWALISILALALMSPLGLALGMAVAGGEGEGGRALAQAVLEGVAAGTFLYVTFLEILPRELAAPESPLAKWACVAAGFTFMAIIAIWA, encoded by the exons ATGGAGGCACTTGTGGGTGTAAAAATTGGCTGCCTGCTAGCCCTGCTGGCTCTCACTCTGTTCTGTGGCATTATTCCTATCTGCTTCAAATGGTTCCGGATCCATGCAGCCACAG GGAAGCACCGCCGGGTCCTCAGCCTCCTGGGTTGTGTATCCGCAGGAGTGTTTTTAGGAGCAGGGCTTATGCACATGACAGCCGAAGCCCTGGAGGGCATTGATTCAGAGATCCAGAGCTACATCCTACAG AACAGGACGGGAAGTGAGGGAAATTCTTCTGACACCACTGATTCAACTGAT GTTGATTATCCATTTGGGGAGCTCATCATCTCCCTAGGCTTCTTCTTGGTCTTCCTCTTGGAGTCACTGGCACTGCAGTGGTGCCCTAGTGGTACCAGGGGGTCAAAAACACATGAGGAGGAATGGGGTGGGGCCCATGGAGCCCATTCCTTGAGTCTGCACAGTCATGGGCCCCTGCCCTCACCCTCCCAGGGGCCCTTTAGGGCTCTGGTTCTCTTGCTTTCGCTGTCCTTTCACTCCGTGTTTGAGGGGCTGGCTGTGGGGCTGCAGTCTTCAGTACCAGCTGTGCTGCAGCTTTGCTTGGCTGTCTTGGCACACAAGGGATTAGTGGTGTTTGGAGTGGGACTTCGACTGGTGCAGACGGGCACAGGGCCGAGATGGGCCCTGATCTCCATCCTGGCATTGGCCCTCATGTCCCCCCTTGGCCTGGCTTTGGGGATGGCTGTGGCTGGGGGAGAGGGTGAGGGGGGAAGGGCCTTAGCCCAGGCTGTGTTAGAAGGTGTGGCAGCTGGCACTTTCCTCTATGTGACCTTCTTAGAAATTCTTCCCCGGGAACTGGCTGCCCCTGAATCCCCTCTCGCCAAATGGGCTTGTGTGGCTGCTGGGTTTACCTTCATGGCCATAATTGCCATCTGGGCATGA
- the SLC39A2 gene encoding zinc transporter ZIP2 isoform X2, which translates to MEALVGVKIGCLLALLALTLFCGIIPICFKWFRIHAATGKHRRVLSLLGCVSAGVFLGAGLMHMTAEALEGIDSEIQSYILQNRTGSEGNSSDTTDSTDVSFPQAGPYLGTQEIQRFLPHSGPSWGLIIHLGSSSSP; encoded by the exons ATGGAGGCACTTGTGGGTGTAAAAATTGGCTGCCTGCTAGCCCTGCTGGCTCTCACTCTGTTCTGTGGCATTATTCCTATCTGCTTCAAATGGTTCCGGATCCATGCAGCCACAG GGAAGCACCGCCGGGTCCTCAGCCTCCTGGGTTGTGTATCCGCAGGAGTGTTTTTAGGAGCAGGGCTTATGCACATGACAGCCGAAGCCCTGGAGGGCATTGATTCAGAGATCCAGAGCTACATCCTACAG AACAGGACGGGAAGTGAGGGAAATTCTTCTGACACCACTGATTCAACTGATGTGAGTTTCCCCCAGGCAGGCCCCTACCTGGGAACTCAGGAGATCCAGAGATTTCTTCCCCATTCGGGCCCCTCCTGGGG GTTGATTATCCATTTGGGGAGCTCATCATCTCCCTAG
- the SLC39A2 gene encoding zinc transporter ZIP2 isoform X3, with product MEALVGVKIGCLLALLALTLFCGIIPICFKWFRIHAATGKHRRVLSLLGCVSAGVFLGAGLMHMTAEALEGIDSEIQSYILQDGK from the exons ATGGAGGCACTTGTGGGTGTAAAAATTGGCTGCCTGCTAGCCCTGCTGGCTCTCACTCTGTTCTGTGGCATTATTCCTATCTGCTTCAAATGGTTCCGGATCCATGCAGCCACAG GGAAGCACCGCCGGGTCCTCAGCCTCCTGGGTTGTGTATCCGCAGGAGTGTTTTTAGGAGCAGGGCTTATGCACATGACAGCCGAAGCCCTGGAGGGCATTGATTCAGAGATCCAGAGCTACATCCTACAG GACGGGAAGTGA
- the METTL17 gene encoding methyltransferase-like protein 17, mitochondrial isoform X1, translated as MAATTRLRLFLRLGRWRCQAAGTPLSRAFADLIPKVSQENDLLDFLGNRPHRKHPGISQLPQVQLPQALVTAAQRLMQESSMPNIEKQVQTLTNYLWSRKLPAEPEELRKKAIQLENKLQQDAGSLQSEKQLHGTVLNALRKTTYHWQKLSYDEKLSLVYMAARLDGGFAAVSRAFHEIQARVPDFKPQTLMDFGSGTGSVTWAAYNTWGQSLSEYLCVDSSAAMLALAERLLKGGLDSGKPHVPGVFFRQFLPVSPKIQFDVVVSAFSLSELPSMADRTEVIQTLWRKTGHFLVLVENGTKTGHCILMEARDLVLRGPEKSPLDRRPGHVFAPCPHELPCPKLSASQHQACSFSQAYSTIPFSWNQSHKEEKFSLVILSRTLPEKDHQWARLTQPVLKRPRHVHCHLCCPDGHLHHVVVTARRHGRHLYRCARASTWGDRLPFTTSPEFPLSSAQDPSDN; from the exons ATGGCGGCCACCACAAGGTTGAGGCTCTTCCTGCGGCTGGGAAGATGGAGATGCCAAGCGGCAGGAACCCCGTTGTCCCGG GCATTTGCTGATCTGATTCCCAAAGTGtcccaggagaatgatttattagATTTCCTGGGGAACAGACCTCATCGTAAGCACCCAGGCATCTCACAGTTGCCCCAAGTGCAGTTGCCACAGGCCCTAGTCACTGCAGCCCAACGCCTCATGCAGG AAAGCTCTATGCCCAACATAGAGAAACAGGTTCAGACACTCACCAACTACCTCTGGAGTCGGAAGCTTCCTGCAGAACCTGAGGAGCTGCGCAAAAAAGCAATACAGCTGGAAAATAAACTCCAACAGGATGCAG GGTCATTACAATCAGAGAAACAACTTCATGGAACTGTGTTGAATGCCCTACGCAAAACTACCTACCACTGGCAAAAACTGAG CTATGATGAAAAGCTGAGCCTGGTATACATGGCAGCACGACTGGATGGTGGCTTTGCAGCTGTTTCCAGAGCTTTCCATGAG ATCCAAGCTCGTGTTCCAGACTTTAAGCCACAAACTTTAATGGATTTTGGCTCAGGCACCGGTTCTGTTACTTG GGCAGCTTATAATACCTGGGGCCAGAGCCTTAGTGAATATTTGTGTGTGGACAGCTCAGCTGCCATGTTGGCCTTGGCAGAAAGGCTTCTGAAAG GTGGCTTAGATTCTGGGAAACCCCATGTTCCGGGAGTCTTTTTTAGACAGTTTCTCCCAGTCTCACCAAAG ATACAATTTGATGTGGTGGTGTCTGCTTTCTCTCTAAGTGAGTTACCCAGCATGGCTGATCGAACCGAAGTCATCCAAACCTTATGGCGTAAGACAGGCCACTTCCTG GTTTTGGTGGAGAATGGAACAAAAACTGGACACTGTATCCTTATGGAAGCCAGGGACCTGGTCCTTAGG GGACCGGAGAAATCTCCCTTAGACCGTCGACCTGGACATGTCTTTGCCCCA TGCCCTCATGAACTTCCCTGCCCCAAGCTTTCTGCGTCCCAGCACCAGGCCTGCAGCTTCTCCCAAGCATACAGCACCATCCCTTTTAGCTGG AACCAGAGTCATAAAGAGGAGAAGTTCTCTCTGGTGATCCTAAGCCGGACCCTTCCAGAGAAGGATCATCAATGGGCCCGTCTCACCCAGCCTGTCCTTAAACGGCCACGCCACGTACATTGCCATTTGTGCTGTCCTGATGGGCATCTCCACCATGTTGTGGTTACTGCCCGACGACATGGCAG aCACTTATATCGCTGTGCTCGAGCCAGTACCTGGGGAGATCGCTTGCCTTTTACCACTTCACCTGAATTTCCTCTGTCCTCTGCCCAAGATCCTTCTGACAACTGA
- the METTL17 gene encoding methyltransferase-like protein 17, mitochondrial isoform X2, translated as MQESSMPNIEKQVQTLTNYLWSRKLPAEPEELRKKAIQLENKLQQDAGSLQSEKQLHGTVLNALRKTTYHWQKLSYDEKLSLVYMAARLDGGFAAVSRAFHEIQARVPDFKPQTLMDFGSGTGSVTWAAYNTWGQSLSEYLCVDSSAAMLALAERLLKGGLDSGKPHVPGVFFRQFLPVSPKIQFDVVVSAFSLSELPSMADRTEVIQTLWRKTGHFLVLVENGTKTGHCILMEARDLVLRGPEKSPLDRRPGHVFAPCPHELPCPKLSASQHQACSFSQAYSTIPFSWNQSHKEEKFSLVILSRTLPEKDHQWARLTQPVLKRPRHVHCHLCCPDGHLHHVVVTARRHGRHLYRCARASTWGDRLPFTTSPEFPLSSAQDPSDN; from the exons ATGCAGG AAAGCTCTATGCCCAACATAGAGAAACAGGTTCAGACACTCACCAACTACCTCTGGAGTCGGAAGCTTCCTGCAGAACCTGAGGAGCTGCGCAAAAAAGCAATACAGCTGGAAAATAAACTCCAACAGGATGCAG GGTCATTACAATCAGAGAAACAACTTCATGGAACTGTGTTGAATGCCCTACGCAAAACTACCTACCACTGGCAAAAACTGAG CTATGATGAAAAGCTGAGCCTGGTATACATGGCAGCACGACTGGATGGTGGCTTTGCAGCTGTTTCCAGAGCTTTCCATGAG ATCCAAGCTCGTGTTCCAGACTTTAAGCCACAAACTTTAATGGATTTTGGCTCAGGCACCGGTTCTGTTACTTG GGCAGCTTATAATACCTGGGGCCAGAGCCTTAGTGAATATTTGTGTGTGGACAGCTCAGCTGCCATGTTGGCCTTGGCAGAAAGGCTTCTGAAAG GTGGCTTAGATTCTGGGAAACCCCATGTTCCGGGAGTCTTTTTTAGACAGTTTCTCCCAGTCTCACCAAAG ATACAATTTGATGTGGTGGTGTCTGCTTTCTCTCTAAGTGAGTTACCCAGCATGGCTGATCGAACCGAAGTCATCCAAACCTTATGGCGTAAGACAGGCCACTTCCTG GTTTTGGTGGAGAATGGAACAAAAACTGGACACTGTATCCTTATGGAAGCCAGGGACCTGGTCCTTAGG GGACCGGAGAAATCTCCCTTAGACCGTCGACCTGGACATGTCTTTGCCCCA TGCCCTCATGAACTTCCCTGCCCCAAGCTTTCTGCGTCCCAGCACCAGGCCTGCAGCTTCTCCCAAGCATACAGCACCATCCCTTTTAGCTGG AACCAGAGTCATAAAGAGGAGAAGTTCTCTCTGGTGATCCTAAGCCGGACCCTTCCAGAGAAGGATCATCAATGGGCCCGTCTCACCCAGCCTGTCCTTAAACGGCCACGCCACGTACATTGCCATTTGTGCTGTCCTGATGGGCATCTCCACCATGTTGTGGTTACTGCCCGACGACATGGCAG aCACTTATATCGCTGTGCTCGAGCCAGTACCTGGGGAGATCGCTTGCCTTTTACCACTTCACCTGAATTTCCTCTGTCCTCTGCCCAAGATCCTTCTGACAACTGA